CCTGCAACTGCTTGAGCACCACCGGGTTCTTGGGAGCCTGGCTGAACTCCATCATCAAGGCGATTTTCATGGTGTGACTCCTTGGCTTCAAAAGGGGAATGCAGGGGTGGCGCGGGTGTTCGGACTCAGCGGGCCAGCCAGCCGCCATCCACCGGGATCAGCGCGCCGTTGACGTAGTCGGCGGCGCTGGAGGCCAGGAACACGGCGGCGCCGCCCAGATCCTCCGGCTTGCCCCAGCGTCCGGCCGGGATGCGCCCGAGGATGGCCTTGTTGCGGTTCTCGTCGGCGCGCAACTGGGCGGTGTTGTTGGTGACCATGTAGCCGGGGGCGATGGCATTGATGTTCACGCCCTTGTCGGCCCATTCGTTGGCCAGCAGGCGGGTGATGCCGGCGATGCCACTCTTGGAGGCGGTGTAGGAAGGCACCCGCACGCCGCCCTGGAACGACAGCATCGAGGCGATGTTGATGATCTTGCCACCGCCATGGGCAATGAAGTGTTTGCCGGCGGCCTGGCACAGGAAGAAGGCAGTCTTGAGGTTGACGTTCATCACGTCGTCCCAGTCCTTCTCGCTGAAGTCCACCGCATCGGCGCGCCGGATCAGGCCGGCGTTGTTGACCAGGATGTCCAGCCGACCCAGTCCGGCGAGGGTCTGCTCGATCACCCGGGCGACCGGCTCGATGGTGCTCAGGTTGGCATCGATGTTGACGAAGCGGCGCCCCAGCGCCCGCACCTGCTCGCCGGTTTCGTCGGCCGGCGTGGTGCCGGCGGCGGCAATGTCGGCGCCAGCAGCGGCCAGCGCCAGTGCAACCGCCTGACCCAGGCCGGTGTTGGCACCGGTGACCAGGGCGACCTTGCCTTCGAGACTGAATGGATTCGTCATGGCTCTCTTCAACTCCGAACGGTTCGCCTGATCAGAAAGACGCTGCAGGCCACGCGGCGGCGAGCGGCCGTGCGGACCACCCGACCATCATAGCCGCAAAGGTAACCGGTGTCATTCTTCACCCGACGACGCCCACACCGGACCTGATTCGGGGTTCACCGCTCAGTGCTCGGGGGGTTGGCAGGAATCGCGCACGACCAGATGGGGCCTCACGCTGGCAGAGGTCAGCGGACCCTGGCCGTCAGGCTGGATCAGCATGGCGGCCGCTGTACGCCCGGTGTCACGCGTGTTGCGACGAACCGAGGTCAGCGAGGGTGACAAGCGTGAGGCCAGCGAGCTGTCGTCGTAGCCGATCACCGACAGTTCGCGCGGAATGCTGATGCCCACGCGCAAGGCCACCTTGTAGACGCCCGCGGCCATTTCGTCGTTGCCGGTGAAGATGGCGCTGGGGCGGCGATCGCCCAGCAGCAGTTTTTCGGCTGCGGCCAGGCCCGACTCGAAGGTGTAGCCGGCTTCGACAATGCGCTCGTCCGGCACGGTGATGCCGCGCTTGCGCAGTGCGTCGACGAAACCGGTGGTGCGTTCCAGCGTCGAGCGGTAGGCCACCGGGCCGGTGATCAGGGCGATGTCGGTGTGACCCAGCGACAGCAGATAGTCCGCCGCCTCGGCCGCACCGTCGCGATCATGGGTGATCACCATCTGCGAGCTTTCGTCCATGGGCACCGCGGCGATCCGCACGTAACGGCAATCGATGTCCTTGAGCATCTCGACCAGGGCCTGGTCTTCGGAGGCGCGCGGCACCAGGATCACGCCATGCAGCTTGTGCTGTTGCGCAAACCGGCGCACGCCCTCGATGTAATCCGGGTTGCGGGAGTCGCACGGGTGCACCACCAGTTCGAAACTGGAGCCGCGCAGCGCGTCGAGTGCGCCGTACTGCATGTCCACCACGTATTGGGCGGTGGGGTTGTCGTAGACCATGCCGATCAGAAACGAGCGCCGAAACGCCAGGCCGCGCGCCATCGGGTCGGGCGCGTAGCCCACCTCGCGCATCAATGCCTCGACCTTGTCGCGGGTGTCTTTGCGCACCAGCGGCGAGTTGTTGATGATGCGCGACACGGTTTTCTTGGAGACGCCAGACAGCCGCGCGATGTCGTTGATCGTCACGGTTTTGGAATCGGCCTTCTTGCTCAAGGGAATCCTTTGGAGTCCTTCTGCGCGGGCCTTTCAGGCCATCGGATTTCAGTCCAGCGCGCGGTAACGAAAATGGTGGAAT
This is a stretch of genomic DNA from Rhodanobacter sp. FDAARGOS 1247. It encodes these proteins:
- a CDS encoding LacI family DNA-binding transcriptional regulator produces the protein MSKKADSKTVTINDIARLSGVSKKTVSRIINNSPLVRKDTRDKVEALMREVGYAPDPMARGLAFRRSFLIGMVYDNPTAQYVVDMQYGALDALRGSSFELVVHPCDSRNPDYIEGVRRFAQQHKLHGVILVPRASEDQALVEMLKDIDCRYVRIAAVPMDESSQMVITHDRDGAAEAADYLLSLGHTDIALITGPVAYRSTLERTTGFVDALRKRGITVPDERIVEAGYTFESGLAAAEKLLLGDRRPSAIFTGNDEMAAGVYKVALRVGISIPRELSVIGYDDSSLASRLSPSLTSVRRNTRDTGRTAAAMLIQPDGQGPLTSASVRPHLVVRDSCQPPEH
- the kduD gene encoding 2-dehydro-3-deoxy-D-gluconate 5-dehydrogenase KduD, which encodes MTNPFSLEGKVALVTGANTGLGQAVALALAAAGADIAAAGTTPADETGEQVRALGRRFVNIDANLSTIEPVARVIEQTLAGLGRLDILVNNAGLIRRADAVDFSEKDWDDVMNVNLKTAFFLCQAAGKHFIAHGGGKIINIASMLSFQGGVRVPSYTASKSGIAGITRLLANEWADKGVNINAIAPGYMVTNNTAQLRADENRNKAILGRIPAGRWGKPEDLGGAAVFLASSAADYVNGALIPVDGGWLAR